Proteins co-encoded in one Pararge aegeria chromosome 19, ilParAegt1.1, whole genome shotgun sequence genomic window:
- the LOC120631886 gene encoding pinin translates to MGTEVAISFSSLRAQLESEKSSLFKIDENIKKIVQTSGRFTDRFNASGDYQRGGSRIGGRNSYPDVTNNYKNDDQTRRKYETKTVFSRLSARAHDSDGEEEGPGSKRARMPSAVCRELPTRAAVLRAQGDDEQARTRNRRIFGSLLGTLQKFKQEEIVLQTKEDKKAQVERKIEEQARQEKEREQKERKTLFAEREHKKASIKALEAKMGRVQEFEKWEASQRCLENFILTKASPNIYWLPKKMSEKAQEKLEESSKYHQKCLLRKRQELQEELRRIEQKCMRPRGFAAKENALDATQVQGGEPAGGAGTPGGRGEPVTGAGPPGGRGERGSKRDKFAMDVDEKDRDDSDADERPAGGDDGGRGEDGPDSEESKMDTTIEQNTSVVVDDIKNITTDTNDISAADTSSTNDTSAVDTSVTMDTSAADTNVTNDTTAATTIVANDTSASNTSVTNETRDTNDTSTANSSVVNDSSAANTSVTNDISAANTSVTNDSSAATTGAIIETNDSTSVSEETSTVSNNTQDTKDDKTDHS, encoded by the exons ATGGGGACCGAAGTTGCTATATCTTTTAGTTCTTTACGTGCTCAATTAGAGAGTGAGAAAAGTAGTTTGTTTAAGATAGAtgaaaacataaagaaaatagtACAAACTTCCGGACGATTTACAGATAG ATTTAACGCATCAGGGGATTACCAAAGAGGTGGTTCGCGGATTGGTGGTCGTAATTCATACCCAGACGTAACTAACAACTACAAAAATGATGACCAAACCAGACgcaaatatgaaacaaaaactGTGTTCAGCAG aTTGTCAGCCAGAGCCCATGACAGCGATGGTGAAGAAGAAGGTCCGGGGTCCAAGAGAGCCCGCATGCCTTCAGCTGTATGCCGGGAGTTGCCCACCAGAGCTGCAGTGTTACGAGCTCAGGGGGATGATGAGCAGGCGAGAACGAGAAATAGAAGAATATTTGGCTCCCTGCTGGGGACCCTGCAGAAGTTTAAACAGGAGGAGATTGTGCTGCAgactaaa gAAGACAAGAAAGCTCAAGTGGAAAGAAAGATAGAAGAACAGGCAAGACAAGAAAAAGAAAGAGAACAGAAGGAACGCAAAACCTTATTTGCTGAGAGGGAACATAAGAAAGCATCCATCAAAGCTCTAGAAGCCAAAATGGGGCGAGTTCAGGAATTTGAAAAGTGGGAAGCCTCCCAGCGATGCTTAGAAAACTTTATATTGACTAAAGCAAGTCCCAATATCTATTGGCTACCAAAGAAAATGTCCGAAAAAGCACAGGAAAAATTGGAGGAAAGTAGCAAGTATCATCAAA AATGCCTATTGCGAAAACGTCAAGAGTTACAGGAAGAATTACGCAGAATAGAGCAGAAGTGCATGCGGCCGCGCGGCTTCGCGGCTAAAGAGAACGCACTGGACGCGACGCAGGTGCAGGGCGGCGAGCCGGCCGGCGGGGCGGGAACGCCGGGGGGGCGGGGCGAGCCGGTCACCGGGGCGGGGCCACCAGGGGGGCGGGGCGAGCGCGGAAGCAAGCGAGACAAGTTTGCGATGGACGTGGACGAGAAAGACCGGGACGACAGCGACGCCGACGAGCGGCCCGCCGGGGGCGACGACGGGGGGCGCGGCGAGGACGGACCAG attccGAGGAAAGTAAAATGGACACGACTATTGAGCAGAACACGTCCGTGGTTGTCGACGACATTAAGAATATCACTACCGACACTAACGACATCAGCGCCGCTGACACTAGTTCCACTAACGATACTAGCGCCGTTGACACTAGTGTCACGATGGATACTAGTGCCGCTGACACTAATGTCACCAACGACACCACTGCCGCTACCACTATTGTTGCTAACGACACTAGTGCCTCAAACACTAGTGTTACTAACGAAACTAGGGATACTAATGATACCAGCACTGCTAATAGTAGCGTCGTTAATGACAGCAGCGCAGCTAACACTAGTGTTACTAATGACATCAGCGCAGCTAACACTAGTGTTACTAATGATTCCAGCGCCGCTACCACTGGCGCCATTATTGAAACTAATGACAGTACAAGTGTCTCTGAGGAAACTAGCACGGTGTCAAACAACACTCAGGACACTAAAGATGACAAAACTGATCATTCCTAA
- the LOC120632077 gene encoding zinc finger protein OZF-like isoform X2 — protein MSETSSNSFSEKPRAITVKANETPNRALSSMKDKYATKIFLCELCTYSSVRRHNFVRHIKSHSFAKPYRCILALEENTSTEAKEMSEAEGNSSSDEPQAIIVRANETPKRASSSKKDKYATKIFLCDFCKYSSVWRRNFVKHIKSHTGPKPYKCAICNARFLYNSIYVAHMKTHAADSSYHCKLCSYTCGRQSDLDMHTMRAHSWQQPYCCRICDYQCVRTASLRTHMMTHTGEKLSVCARCSYRSADRCKLLRHMLKHTGKEPYYCDVCFASFTLKINLCIHMRTHIGKRFFSCDQCLYISLNKSDLIIHERVHFGSKAFSCDLCNYKCAQKEYLDKHKREHAGETLYSCNYCSFQCSQRIYLENHVWTHSSEKSYSCNTCDYKYWHAHVLKPLVSLETGTKPYLCDFCDYECTQKCQMNTHVRTHTHEQFYSCEKCDYKSFEKKQLRIHMRTHAQRYSCRHCDYKCIQKNQLICHMRTHGETKPFFCELCDYKGKLKHHLKSHMKAHTGEKPFSCGLCDYKASHKHHLKIHMSNHASGKYFCYRCGFKSKKSKVLKLHMETHR, from the exons ATGAGTGAAACAAGTAGCAATAGCTTCAGTGAAAAACCTCGGGCGATCACAGTAAAAGCGAATGAAACTCCCAACCGTGCCCTGAGTAGCATGAAGGACAAATATGCTACGAAAATCTTCCTATGCGAGTTATGCACGTACAGCTCAGTGCGGAGGCATAACTTTGTGAGACACATAAAATCTCATTCTTTTGCGAAGCCTTACAG GTGCATCTTAGCGTTAGAGGAAAACACGTCAACGGAAGCCAAAGAAATGAGTGAAGCAGAAGGCAATAGCTCCAGTGACGAACCTCAGGCAATCATTGTAAGAGCGAACGAAACTCCCAAACGTGCCTCGAGTAGCAAGAAGGACAAATATGCTACGAAAATCTTCCTATGCGATTTTTGCAAGTACAGTTCAGTGTGGAGGCGTAACTTTGTGAAGCACATAAAATCTCATACTGGTCCGAAGCCGTACAAGTGCGCCATTTGCAACGCTCGGTTCCTGTACAACAGCATCTACGTTGCACACATGAAGACGCACGCGGCGGACAGCTCATACCATTGCAAGCTGTGCAGCTACACGTGCGGGCGCCAGAGCGACTTGGACATGCacacgatgcgcgcgcactccTGGCAGCAGCCGTACTGCTGCCGGATATGCGACTACCAGTGCGTCCGCACCGCCAGCCTGCGGACCCACATGATGACGCACACCGGAGAGAAGCTGTCCGTTTGTGCTCGGTGCTCCTACCGGTCGGCGGATAGGTGCAAGCTGCTGAGACACATGCTGAAGCACACGGGCAAAGAGCCGTATTACTGTGACGTTTGTTTCGCGAGCTTCACTCTAAAGATCAATCTGTGCATTCACATGAGAACTCATATAGGCAAGCGGTTCTTCAGCTGCGACCAGTGCCtgtacataagtttaaataaaagcgACTTGATAATTCACGAGCGAGTACACTTCGGCAGTAAAGCGTTCAGCTGCGACCTGTGCAATTACAAATGCGCGCAGAAGGAATATTTGGATAAGCATAAGAGAGAGCACGCCGGCGAAACGCTGTATTCCTGTAATTACTGCAGCTTCCAATGCTCGCAAagaatatatttagaaaaccaCGTCTGGACCCACAGCAGCGAGAAGTCCTATTCTTGCAACACCTGTGACTACAAGTACTGGCACGCCCACGTTCTAAAACCTCTCGTGAGCCTTGAAACTGGAACCAAACCTTACCTATGTGACTTTTGCGACTACGAGTGTACTCAAAAATGCCAGATGAATACCCATGTGAGAACCCACACACATGAACAATTTTACTCCTGTGAGAAGTGTGattataaaagttttgaaaaaaaacaattaagaatTCACATGAGGACGCACGCCCAGCGATATTCTTGTAGACATTGTGATTATAAATGCATACAAAAGAATCAATTGATTTGCCATATGAGGACCCACGGGGAGACAAAACCATTCTTTTGTGAGCTTTGTGACTATAAAGGCAAACTAAAACATCACCTAAAGTCTCATATGAAGGCACATACAGGTGAAAAACCGTTTTCTTGTGGGCTATGCGACTACAAAGCTTCGCATAAACATCATTTAAAGATTCACATGAGCAATCACGCCAGTGGCAAGTATTTTTGCTATCGTTGCGGCTTTAAGAGTAAGAAATCCAAAGTCCTTAAACTGCACATGGAGACACATCGGTGA
- the LOC120632077 gene encoding gastrula zinc finger protein XlCGF57.1-like isoform X1 encodes MDFNLLALGKFCPESSKRKNKFFGRNFGSGKRVNRGQKMSETSSNSFSEKPRAITVKANETPNRALSSMKDKYATKIFLCELCTYSSVRRHNFVRHIKSHSFAKPYRCILALEENTSTEAKEMSEAEGNSSSDEPQAIIVRANETPKRASSSKKDKYATKIFLCDFCKYSSVWRRNFVKHIKSHTGPKPYKCAICNARFLYNSIYVAHMKTHAADSSYHCKLCSYTCGRQSDLDMHTMRAHSWQQPYCCRICDYQCVRTASLRTHMMTHTGEKLSVCARCSYRSADRCKLLRHMLKHTGKEPYYCDVCFASFTLKINLCIHMRTHIGKRFFSCDQCLYISLNKSDLIIHERVHFGSKAFSCDLCNYKCAQKEYLDKHKREHAGETLYSCNYCSFQCSQRIYLENHVWTHSSEKSYSCNTCDYKYWHAHVLKPLVSLETGTKPYLCDFCDYECTQKCQMNTHVRTHTHEQFYSCEKCDYKSFEKKQLRIHMRTHAQRYSCRHCDYKCIQKNQLICHMRTHGETKPFFCELCDYKGKLKHHLKSHMKAHTGEKPFSCGLCDYKASHKHHLKIHMSNHASGKYFCYRCGFKSKKSKVLKLHMETHR; translated from the exons ATGGATTTCAATCTTCTCGCTTTGGGCAAGTTTTGCCCGGAAAGCAGCAAAAGGAAAAACAAGTTTTTCGG GCGCAACTTTGGCAGCGGAAAGCGCGTCAACAGAGGCCAAAAAATGAGTGAAACAAGTAGCAATAGCTTCAGTGAAAAACCTCGGGCGATCACAGTAAAAGCGAATGAAACTCCCAACCGTGCCCTGAGTAGCATGAAGGACAAATATGCTACGAAAATCTTCCTATGCGAGTTATGCACGTACAGCTCAGTGCGGAGGCATAACTTTGTGAGACACATAAAATCTCATTCTTTTGCGAAGCCTTACAG GTGCATCTTAGCGTTAGAGGAAAACACGTCAACGGAAGCCAAAGAAATGAGTGAAGCAGAAGGCAATAGCTCCAGTGACGAACCTCAGGCAATCATTGTAAGAGCGAACGAAACTCCCAAACGTGCCTCGAGTAGCAAGAAGGACAAATATGCTACGAAAATCTTCCTATGCGATTTTTGCAAGTACAGTTCAGTGTGGAGGCGTAACTTTGTGAAGCACATAAAATCTCATACTGGTCCGAAGCCGTACAAGTGCGCCATTTGCAACGCTCGGTTCCTGTACAACAGCATCTACGTTGCACACATGAAGACGCACGCGGCGGACAGCTCATACCATTGCAAGCTGTGCAGCTACACGTGCGGGCGCCAGAGCGACTTGGACATGCacacgatgcgcgcgcactccTGGCAGCAGCCGTACTGCTGCCGGATATGCGACTACCAGTGCGTCCGCACCGCCAGCCTGCGGACCCACATGATGACGCACACCGGAGAGAAGCTGTCCGTTTGTGCTCGGTGCTCCTACCGGTCGGCGGATAGGTGCAAGCTGCTGAGACACATGCTGAAGCACACGGGCAAAGAGCCGTATTACTGTGACGTTTGTTTCGCGAGCTTCACTCTAAAGATCAATCTGTGCATTCACATGAGAACTCATATAGGCAAGCGGTTCTTCAGCTGCGACCAGTGCCtgtacataagtttaaataaaagcgACTTGATAATTCACGAGCGAGTACACTTCGGCAGTAAAGCGTTCAGCTGCGACCTGTGCAATTACAAATGCGCGCAGAAGGAATATTTGGATAAGCATAAGAGAGAGCACGCCGGCGAAACGCTGTATTCCTGTAATTACTGCAGCTTCCAATGCTCGCAAagaatatatttagaaaaccaCGTCTGGACCCACAGCAGCGAGAAGTCCTATTCTTGCAACACCTGTGACTACAAGTACTGGCACGCCCACGTTCTAAAACCTCTCGTGAGCCTTGAAACTGGAACCAAACCTTACCTATGTGACTTTTGCGACTACGAGTGTACTCAAAAATGCCAGATGAATACCCATGTGAGAACCCACACACATGAACAATTTTACTCCTGTGAGAAGTGTGattataaaagttttgaaaaaaaacaattaagaatTCACATGAGGACGCACGCCCAGCGATATTCTTGTAGACATTGTGATTATAAATGCATACAAAAGAATCAATTGATTTGCCATATGAGGACCCACGGGGAGACAAAACCATTCTTTTGTGAGCTTTGTGACTATAAAGGCAAACTAAAACATCACCTAAAGTCTCATATGAAGGCACATACAGGTGAAAAACCGTTTTCTTGTGGGCTATGCGACTACAAAGCTTCGCATAAACATCATTTAAAGATTCACATGAGCAATCACGCCAGTGGCAAGTATTTTTGCTATCGTTGCGGCTTTAAGAGTAAGAAATCCAAAGTCCTTAAACTGCACATGGAGACACATCGGTGA
- the LOC120631887 gene encoding ADP-ribosylation factor-like protein 2 — MGFLTILKKLRQKEKEMRILMLGLDNAGKTTILKRFNGEPIDTISPTLGFNIKTLEHRGYKLNIWDVGGQKSLRSYWKNYFESTDGVVWVVDSADARRLADCARELHALLREERLAGATLLLLANKCDLPGACALPQIREVLDLDNIKTHHWRIMQCSAVTGENLLEGINWMLDDIANRIFTLD, encoded by the exons ATGGGCTTTCTGACTATTTTGAAGAAACTACGGCAAAAGGAAAAAGAAATGCGTATACTTATGTT AGGGCTTGATAATGCAGGTAAAACGACGATTCTCAAACGTTTTAATGGGGAACCCATAGACACCATCTCCCCAACTTTAGGTTTTAACATAAAAACGCTTGAACATCGTGGGTACAAGCTTAATATATGGGATGTGGGGGGACAGAAATCACTGAG ATCGTACTGGAAGAACTACTTCGAGAGCACGGACGGGGTGGTGTGGGTGGTGGACAGCGCGGACGCGCGGCGCCTGGCGGACTGCGCGCGCGAACTGCACGCCCTGCTGCGCGAGGAGCGGCTGGCGGGCGCCACGCTGCTGCTGCTGGCCAACAAGTGCGACCTGCCCGGCGCATGCGCGCTGCCGCAGATCCGAGAG GTTTTAGATCTGGACAACATCAAAACGCATCACTGGCGTATAATGCAGTGCTCAGCGGTGACCGGGGAGAATCTTCTAGAAGGCATAAACTGGATGCTCGACGACATCGCCAACAGGATATTTACGCTAGACTAA